Part of the Candidatus Krumholzibacteriota bacterium genome is shown below.
GGCAGCGTAGAAAAAGGGCAATAAATCCGCGGCCGAAGTTCTTTCCGTCCGGCTTCTATTCAAGAATCACTTTTCCCTCAAGATCTGAGCTTTTCACAAATCTGATCCTTGCATCGTCTGAAACTATAAAGACAGCCTTCGCGTATTGTGCTTCGGCGGGTTTGCCCGCTCGCCGGGCAGTTTCAGATATATAATCTGCTGAGCCGTTTCCCTTTATTTTTCTGAGAGTATCCAGGCCCCTTTCAGGCCCGAGAACGAAGAGAGCGGTGGAAAGAGCGTCGGAAGCTGCGGCTGTCGGGGAAATAACAGTTACGCTGAGAGTGTTCCCCGAAACCGGCCTTCCAGTCAGGGGATTGATGATATGACCGATTGTCTTATCATCTCTTCTAATGAAGTTTTCATAATTTCCGGAAGTTGCCACGGCTTCATTCTTCAGGATAATATATCCTGTTATTTCAGAATCACCCGTTGGATTGCGTATTCCAACGACCCACCCCGTTTTACCGGGCGGCGAGCCGAAAGCGTAGATGTTTCCTCCAAGGTTGACTAGAGCCGATTCCACCCCTTCTTTTCTAAGTATTTCAGCGCATCGGTCGACACCGTAGCCCTTCGCGACTCCCGCCAGATCAATTTGCGTTCCCTCCGGCAGTGCTACGGAATTTCTGTTCTCGCCGATCTTAATTTTCCCGTATCCAACCCTGTCTAAAGCGTTATTGATCTCTTTATCTGAAGGAAGCTGTTTGGCTCCGTCCTGAAATCCCCATAAACGCACGAGAGGTCTTGCCGTAATGTCAAAGGCGCCTCCCGTTTTTTCTGAGAACAGGGTAGATATCCTGATAAGCTCTGAAAGTTCGGGCGAAAGGACTAAAGGTTCTTTGCCGGCGCTCAAGTTAAGCTGTGATATTTCACTCTCGG
Proteins encoded:
- a CDS encoding FAD:protein FMN transferase, which encodes MPLIDRKKVRLSVLVFLLVFYLQALISCSKEDPVVKETYVMGTKASITIYGMSRKKALDAAGKALHELHRLETVMSTWNPESEISQLNLSAGKEPLVLSPELSELIRISTLFSEKTGGAFDITARPLVRLWGFQDGAKQLPSDKEINNALDRVGYGKIKIGENRNSVALPEGTQIDLAGVAKGYGVDRCAEILRKEGVESALVNLGGNIYAFGSPPGKTGWVVGIRNPTGDSEITGYIILKNEAVATSGNYENFIRRDDKTIGHIINPLTGRPVSGNTLSVTVISPTAAASDALSTALFVLGPERGLDTLRKIKGNGSADYISETARRAGKPAEAQYAKAVFIVSDDARIRFVKSSDLEGKVILE